A single region of the Aeromicrobium chenweiae genome encodes:
- a CDS encoding M20/M25/M40 family metallo-hydrolase, which produces MTGQTGADLDRSVAAVLEHVTRDLLLEAVCGMVDIASPTGGERPLATWIADTLTARGVDAAVQPIDAFQASAAATVPGGDGPSLMLYAPIDTFTTGDESLDVPGASQTWRADLAARAVVDGDVVEGLGAGNPKGHAAVVMAVLQAFRASGVVLPGDVVGGFGAGGMPSFAVPGVGEPERVNTGHGVGAALLLERGFTTDYAVIAKPGWHVLHEEVGLVWVDVLVSGLHTYAGSRHRLPYSNAVATAGRVAIALEEWLAGYATRHEHGTMQPHGIVSSVHGGFDRLAASTPAQVRLRLDLRLTTQQTPAGVVREVRDEMRRLSEELGVELQVRQVAAVPATHTSPASPVVRAAVTAFETVAGHPHQVTMGNSGATDANILRMRGVPTARTGMPKVGATPDGREIDFTRGMNLVDLTAMRKLAEVLVRTVMLLPGEHDV; this is translated from the coding sequence GTGACCGGTCAGACGGGCGCCGACCTCGACCGGTCGGTCGCCGCGGTGCTCGAGCACGTCACGCGCGATCTGCTGCTCGAGGCGGTGTGCGGCATGGTCGACATCGCGAGCCCGACCGGTGGCGAGCGGCCCCTCGCCACGTGGATCGCCGACACGCTCACCGCACGCGGCGTCGACGCGGCCGTCCAGCCGATCGACGCCTTCCAGGCCAGTGCGGCCGCGACGGTGCCGGGCGGCGACGGCCCCTCGCTGATGCTCTACGCCCCCATCGACACGTTCACGACGGGCGACGAGTCGCTCGACGTCCCGGGTGCATCGCAGACGTGGCGGGCAGACCTGGCGGCCCGCGCGGTCGTCGACGGAGACGTCGTCGAGGGACTCGGTGCCGGCAATCCCAAGGGTCACGCGGCCGTCGTCATGGCAGTGCTGCAGGCGTTCCGCGCCTCGGGCGTGGTGCTACCGGGCGACGTGGTGGGAGGCTTCGGTGCCGGCGGCATGCCGTCGTTCGCCGTGCCGGGCGTCGGGGAGCCCGAGCGCGTCAACACCGGCCATGGCGTCGGCGCGGCCCTTCTGCTGGAACGGGGATTCACGACCGACTACGCCGTCATCGCCAAGCCCGGCTGGCACGTGCTGCACGAGGAGGTCGGGCTGGTCTGGGTCGACGTCCTGGTGTCCGGTCTCCACACCTACGCGGGCAGCCGCCACCGCCTGCCCTACAGCAACGCCGTCGCTACGGCGGGGCGGGTCGCGATCGCGCTGGAGGAGTGGCTCGCGGGCTACGCCACGCGTCACGAGCACGGGACGATGCAGCCCCACGGCATCGTGTCCTCGGTGCACGGGGGCTTCGACCGGCTCGCCGCGTCGACTCCCGCCCAGGTCAGGTTGCGACTGGACCTGCGGCTCACGACGCAGCAGACGCCTGCCGGGGTCGTCCGCGAGGTACGCGACGAGATGCGGCGCTTGTCCGAAGAGCTGGGCGTCGAGCTGCAGGTGCGCCAGGTAGCGGCGGTCCCGGCGACGCACACGTCACCCGCCTCTCCGGTCGTCCGGGCCGCCGTCACGGCGTTCGAGACCGTCGCGGGGCACCCGCACCAGGTGACGATGGGCAACAGCGGTGCGACCGACGCCAACATCCTGCGCATGCGCGGCGTGCCCACGGCCCGCACGGGCATGCCCAAGGTCGGGGCGACGCCCGACGGCCGCGAGATCGACTTCACCCGCGGCATGAACCT
- a CDS encoding SDR family NAD(P)-dependent oxidoreductase, with amino-acid sequence MTGLRPVVVTGGTSGIGLGVARRLVADGHPVVLLGRDRGRADDALVQLVDSGADPATIVAVAGDTTDPNHLARAVDVCAERWGPVVGLVTAAGRLARGSVTDLPLDELRAALETNVVGTWLAVRAVLPTMVEQQHGRIVTIGSVLGSVGAADRAGYAATKGAVAAMTRSIALEVAADGVTINCVAPGPVRTPMNADQHGTEADRAAEAAFTSSIPIGRWGSPDDVAHAVGGLLAPDAGWTTGSVVYVDGGFTAR; translated from the coding sequence GTGACCGGGCTGCGTCCGGTCGTCGTCACGGGCGGCACCAGCGGCATCGGTCTCGGCGTGGCCCGGCGGCTCGTCGCCGACGGACACCCGGTGGTGCTGCTCGGACGTGACCGCGGCCGGGCGGACGACGCGCTGGTGCAGCTGGTCGACTCGGGGGCCGACCCGGCGACGATCGTCGCCGTGGCCGGCGACACGACCGACCCCAACCACCTGGCACGCGCCGTCGACGTCTGCGCCGAGCGATGGGGTCCGGTCGTCGGGCTCGTGACGGCCGCCGGCCGCCTTGCGCGGGGCAGCGTCACCGACCTCCCGCTGGACGAGCTGCGCGCCGCCCTCGAGACCAACGTCGTCGGCACCTGGCTCGCCGTCCGTGCGGTCCTGCCGACGATGGTCGAGCAGCAGCACGGCCGCATCGTGACGATCGGCTCGGTGCTCGGGTCGGTCGGAGCCGCCGACCGCGCGGGCTACGCGGCGACCAAGGGTGCCGTGGCGGCGATGACCCGGTCGATCGCGCTCGAGGTGGCGGCCGACGGCGTCACGATCAACTGCGTCGCCCCCGGCCCCGTGCGCACCCCGATGAACGCGGACCAGCACGGCACGGAGGCCGACCGCGCGGCCGAGGCCGCGTTCACGTCCTCGATCCCGATCGGACGATGGGGCAGCCCCGACGACGTCGCGCACGCCGTGGGCGGTTTGCTCGCTCCCGACGCCGGGTGGACGACCGGTTCGGTCGTGTACGTCGACGGAGGCTTCACGGCCCGATGA
- a CDS encoding catechol 1,2-dioxygenase: protein MASIVLGVAASHSTLMNTHWDKVVHTDRAEAFRDGLVAARDRIAAAAPDVVVLVGSNHFRGFWLDMIPSFTMGVGEVIAAGDGGTPKGPQKTDPEFAQALAQQLVDRGTEVAISARLQIDHGQAHAIQYLLDGIDVPVVPLVVNVFAAPLPTMPRVAELGANITRAVAEIGGDKRVVVIASGGLSHQLPWPSDWTAPDGDDEEFLVDAWLNGRGEWERYNDRRREIIVSAQPTIFPDFDEKWLADLEKGDMRQYAELNTVQIAEVAGNGGQELRTWMVMIAALGFAPGKALAYSEMPEWLTGMGVAMIEPSQTTTQNGTR from the coding sequence ATGGCATCGATCGTGCTGGGAGTGGCGGCATCGCACTCCACCCTCATGAACACCCACTGGGACAAGGTCGTCCACACCGACCGTGCCGAGGCCTTCCGTGACGGACTGGTCGCCGCGCGCGACCGGATCGCCGCGGCGGCACCCGATGTCGTGGTGCTGGTGGGCTCGAACCACTTCCGCGGGTTCTGGCTCGACATGATCCCGTCGTTCACGATGGGCGTGGGCGAGGTCATCGCCGCCGGCGACGGCGGCACCCCCAAGGGGCCGCAGAAGACCGACCCGGAGTTCGCGCAGGCCCTGGCCCAGCAGCTGGTCGACCGCGGCACCGAGGTCGCGATCTCGGCCCGCCTGCAGATCGACCACGGCCAGGCCCACGCGATCCAGTACCTGCTCGACGGCATCGACGTCCCGGTCGTGCCGCTGGTTGTCAACGTGTTCGCTGCGCCCCTGCCGACGATGCCCCGCGTGGCCGAGCTGGGTGCCAACATCACGCGCGCGGTCGCCGAGATCGGCGGCGACAAGCGCGTCGTCGTGATCGCGTCGGGCGGGCTCTCGCACCAGCTCCCGTGGCCCAGCGACTGGACCGCCCCCGACGGCGACGACGAGGAGTTCCTGGTAGACGCCTGGCTCAACGGGCGCGGCGAGTGGGAGCGCTACAACGACCGGCGTCGCGAGATCATCGTTTCCGCGCAGCCCACGATCTTCCCCGACTTCGACGAGAAGTGGCTCGCCGACCTCGAGAAGGGGGACATGCGCCAGTACGCCGAGCTGAACACCGTGCAGATCGCCGAGGTCGCCGGCAACGGCGGCCAGGAGCTGCGCACGTGGATGGTCATGATCGCCGCCCTCGGCTTCGCGCCGGGCAAGGCGCTGGCCTACTCCGAGATGCCCGAGTGGCTGACCGGCATGGGCGTCGCCATGATCGAGCCCTCCCAGACCACGACCCAGAACGGAACCCGATGA
- a CDS encoding TetR/AcrR family transcriptional regulator, producing the protein MDAHPDLARGEEPLSSKDRLLDAAIEIAGREGLSAVTYRAVAARAGLTHGLVRHHFGTREQLLNEAFRRAAEQDSDGVRLRADTIEEFASTFVESFNDSWERSVLQFDETTQAIRGALPMDNIRQQYRGYIEKVRATFTAIGIDDPDGRVAALVFAALDGLTLQHLIFREDLRTEQVLDVLRDVLTRLAD; encoded by the coding sequence ATGGACGCGCACCCCGATCTCGCCCGTGGTGAAGAGCCACTGTCGAGCAAGGACAGGCTCCTCGACGCCGCAATCGAGATCGCGGGTCGAGAGGGCCTTTCGGCGGTGACCTATCGCGCAGTGGCCGCACGAGCGGGCCTCACTCACGGACTCGTGCGGCACCACTTCGGCACGCGGGAGCAGTTGCTCAACGAGGCCTTCCGTCGCGCGGCCGAGCAGGACTCCGACGGCGTGCGGCTGAGGGCCGACACGATCGAGGAGTTCGCTTCGACGTTCGTCGAGTCGTTCAACGATTCATGGGAACGCTCGGTGCTGCAGTTCGACGAGACGACCCAGGCCATCCGCGGGGCCTTGCCGATGGACAACATCCGCCAGCAGTACCGGGGCTACATCGAGAAGGTGCGCGCGACGTTCACCGCCATCGGCATCGATGACCCGGACGGGCGGGTGGCGGCCCTGGTGTTCGCGGCCCTCGACGGCCTCACGCTGCAGCACCTGATCTTCCGCGAGGACCTGCGCACCGAGCAGGTGCTCGACGTGCTGCGCGACGTCCTGACCCGACTGGCGGACTGA
- a CDS encoding aromatic ring-hydroxylating oxygenase subunit alpha: protein MSETLDSQAAPAAERAPKKAAPTSERTKTPAQRKREGHLPGRQDWSSWPHYQAAAAGFRGYWYPVVYSSQVAERPVRVKLLGEDIFVIRDKGVVRGMANRCPHRGVPLSYGNKQFPGTISCVYHGWTFDLETGDLKAAITDGPESPICGKVTQPTYHVEERLGMVWIFVGDGEEPHPIDEQLPEELVSNAAVIGSRIMPREGNWRFACENGYDEGHAKYLHRTALWRLFKAMPVWNTTKIVKRGRWIYRVQQEQYWDADFPGLGKWTGQAWYKSKPPKTTTNIGNTGSHREVNPVIAEQDFPGFASVSMPGVLRIAYPTFIHYEFYVPVDADNHLYVGVMADFKKGLKTIPFYFKYLGAVRWLFHGQFSGQDKWMVEVTDAPPEKLYRPDDSLLQWRKLAEDTTEDRVDALAEQGIDVPEPA, encoded by the coding sequence ATGAGCGAGACGCTGGATTCGCAAGCCGCACCGGCGGCCGAGCGCGCCCCCAAGAAGGCTGCGCCGACCTCGGAGCGCACCAAGACGCCCGCCCAGCGCAAGCGCGAGGGCCACCTGCCGGGACGTCAGGACTGGTCGAGCTGGCCGCACTACCAGGCGGCAGCCGCCGGCTTCCGCGGCTACTGGTACCCCGTCGTCTACTCCTCGCAGGTCGCCGAGCGGCCCGTGCGCGTCAAGCTGCTCGGCGAGGACATCTTCGTCATCCGCGACAAGGGCGTGGTCCGTGGCATGGCCAACCGGTGCCCGCACCGCGGCGTCCCGCTGAGCTACGGCAACAAGCAGTTCCCCGGCACGATCTCGTGCGTCTACCACGGCTGGACGTTCGACCTCGAGACCGGCGACCTCAAGGCCGCCATCACCGACGGCCCCGAGTCGCCGATCTGCGGCAAGGTCACCCAGCCGACGTACCACGTCGAGGAGCGCCTCGGGATGGTCTGGATCTTCGTCGGCGACGGCGAGGAGCCGCACCCCATCGACGAGCAGCTGCCTGAGGAGCTCGTGAGCAACGCGGCCGTCATCGGCTCGCGCATCATGCCCCGCGAGGGCAACTGGCGCTTCGCGTGCGAGAACGGCTACGACGAGGGCCACGCCAAGTACCTGCACCGCACCGCACTGTGGCGCCTGTTCAAGGCCATGCCGGTGTGGAACACCACCAAGATCGTCAAGCGCGGCCGCTGGATCTACCGCGTGCAGCAGGAGCAGTACTGGGACGCCGACTTCCCCGGGCTGGGCAAGTGGACCGGTCAGGCCTGGTACAAGTCGAAGCCGCCCAAGACGACGACCAACATCGGCAACACGGGCTCGCACCGCGAGGTCAACCCCGTCATCGCCGAGCAGGACTTCCCGGGCTTCGCCTCGGTGTCGATGCCGGGCGTGCTGCGCATCGCGTACCCGACGTTCATCCACTACGAGTTCTACGTGCCGGTGGACGCCGACAACCATCTCTACGTGGGCGTCATGGCCGACTTCAAGAAGGGCCTCAAGACGATCCCCTTCTACTTCAAGTACCTCGGTGCCGTCCGCTGGCTGTTCCACGGCCAGTTCTCGGGCCAGGACAAGTGGATGGTCGAGGTCACCGACGCCCCGCCCGAGAAGCTCTACCGTCCCGACGACTCGCTGCTGCAGTGGCGAAAGCTCGCCGAGGACACCACCGAGGACCGAGTCGACGCGCTGGCCGAGCAGGGCATCGACGTGCCCGAGCCGGCCTGA
- a CDS encoding alpha/beta fold hydrolase, giving the protein MTIDTTSPALTSPAAGPAPESRFATVDGVTYHYYDIGSGPDTIFLHGGGPGCTAWSDFGPVAPYFTEDRHCVLVDILQYGQSEKCLITGPMWDFHAAKTIALMDELGIEKADFVCNSWGGTIALNLAALYPERVRSLVVTGSMPVFYGPLAPLPERGHRGRTARDVYYGGEGPTRDKMRKLITSLEWFDADRLPEETLDMRFEQSLDEGERGLAAMSDSPRGEWQDLTERLGQIEAPTLFMWGREDAFLTPDYPMMLARMVQRGNLHVMDHVSHHLQEERPGAFHAVVDGFLRAIDHR; this is encoded by the coding sequence ATGACGATCGACACCACCTCCCCCGCGCTCACCTCGCCCGCGGCGGGACCGGCACCCGAGAGCAGGTTCGCGACCGTCGACGGCGTGACCTATCACTACTACGACATCGGCTCCGGTCCCGACACGATCTTCCTCCACGGCGGCGGCCCCGGCTGCACGGCGTGGAGCGACTTCGGACCGGTGGCGCCGTACTTCACCGAGGACCGGCACTGTGTGCTGGTCGACATCCTGCAGTACGGCCAGTCCGAGAAGTGCCTCATCACGGGGCCCATGTGGGACTTCCACGCGGCCAAGACCATCGCCCTCATGGACGAGCTCGGCATCGAGAAGGCCGACTTCGTCTGCAACTCGTGGGGCGGCACGATCGCGCTCAACCTCGCGGCGCTCTACCCCGAGCGTGTGCGGTCGCTCGTGGTGACGGGCAGCATGCCGGTGTTCTACGGACCCCTGGCCCCGCTGCCCGAGCGCGGCCACCGCGGTCGCACGGCCCGCGACGTCTACTACGGCGGCGAGGGCCCCACCCGCGACAAGATGCGCAAGCTCATCACCTCGCTCGAGTGGTTCGACGCCGACCGCCTGCCCGAGGAGACCCTCGACATGCGGTTCGAGCAGAGCCTCGACGAGGGCGAGCGTGGCCTGGCCGCGATGTCGGACTCGCCGCGCGGCGAGTGGCAGGACCTGACGGAGCGTCTCGGCCAGATCGAGGCACCGACGCTGTTCATGTGGGGTCGCGAGGACGCCTTCTTGACGCCCGACTACCCGATGATGCTGGCGCGCATGGTGCAGCGGGGCAACCTGCACGTCATGGACCACGTGTCGCACCACCTGCAGGAGGAGCGCCCCGGCGCGTTCCACGCCGTCGTCGACGGCTTCCTGCGCGCCATCGACCACCGCTGA
- a CDS encoding MFS transporter codes for MRAVAAAALSMTMVAAPPFVVGTMGPGISADLGLSVPALAGTVSFGYLVAAVASPLGGLAVQRVGPSRALRLAAALASVGVALVAVAQGPATLAMAFVALGMANAVIQPASNGTLATAVTGRRQGAVFGIVQSAVPAATLLAGLLLASFDDVRPWRQAMVILLVATLLPQLVVPRRLAHESHVPRRARGWSTVAHRGTLLALCAGGFMGSAAATTVAVFGVASGLSSGLSPTAAAGGLVLGSLCCIAGRILTSCRWGDHAPRRLLLDIAGLQITGVLGIVLVGTGTTAGYLVGIAFAFGCGWGWTGLLNIAVTRVWSGRVASVTGVMQSGLFGGSVAGPLVFGAVADQTGYLAAWLVAAGALAVAASAGAVAGLLHRAGWTTGRGSSSTTPHGRLSRPGEQNRSRPTRAHRR; via the coding sequence ATGAGGGCTGTCGCGGCGGCTGCGCTGTCGATGACGATGGTGGCCGCGCCGCCCTTCGTCGTCGGAACGATGGGACCTGGGATATCGGCCGATCTCGGGCTGTCGGTCCCGGCCTTGGCCGGCACCGTCTCTTTCGGCTATCTGGTCGCAGCGGTGGCCAGCCCTCTCGGGGGACTCGCCGTGCAGCGCGTGGGTCCCTCCCGCGCGCTGCGGCTCGCAGCGGCCCTGGCAAGCGTCGGTGTCGCCCTCGTCGCCGTCGCCCAGGGACCGGCGACGTTGGCGATGGCCTTCGTGGCGCTCGGGATGGCCAACGCGGTGATCCAGCCCGCCTCGAACGGGACGTTGGCCACCGCGGTCACCGGACGTCGACAGGGCGCGGTGTTCGGCATTGTCCAGTCGGCCGTGCCTGCGGCGACGCTCCTGGCCGGGTTGCTGCTCGCCTCGTTCGACGACGTGAGGCCCTGGCGACAGGCCATGGTCATCCTGCTGGTCGCGACCCTGCTGCCGCAGCTCGTGGTGCCCCGTCGCCTCGCGCACGAGTCCCACGTGCCGCGCCGAGCTCGCGGCTGGTCGACCGTGGCGCACCGTGGCACCCTGCTCGCCCTGTGCGCCGGAGGGTTCATGGGCTCGGCGGCGGCCACGACCGTGGCCGTCTTCGGCGTCGCCAGCGGGCTCTCGTCCGGGCTGTCCCCCACTGCTGCCGCCGGCGGGCTCGTGCTCGGCAGCCTGTGCTGCATCGCCGGCCGCATCCTCACGTCGTGCCGCTGGGGCGATCACGCACCCCGACGTCTGCTGCTCGACATCGCCGGCCTGCAGATCACCGGCGTCCTCGGCATCGTGCTGGTCGGCACGGGCACCACGGCCGGCTACCTGGTCGGCATCGCGTTCGCCTTCGGCTGCGGCTGGGGATGGACCGGCCTGCTCAACATCGCGGTCACGCGGGTGTGGAGCGGACGCGTGGCATCCGTGACCGGTGTGATGCAGAGCGGGCTGTTCGGAGGCAGCGTGGCCGGTCCCCTCGTGTTTGGCGCGGTGGCCGACCAGACCGGTTACCTCGCCGCATGGCTCGTAGCTGCCGGTGCCCTGGCCGTCGCCGCATCTGCGGGCGCCGTCGCCGGGCTGCTGCATCGGGCCGGATGGACGACCGGTCGAGGGTCCTCGTCGACGACACCACACGGCCGGTTGAGTCGTCCTGGTGAGCAGAACCGGTCGAGGCCGACGCGGGCGCATCGTCGCTAG
- a CDS encoding indolepyruvate ferredoxin oxidoreductase subunit alpha, producing MAYVIGSDCIDVLDRSCIEVCPVDCIYIGDRRSYINANECIDCGACEVECPVSAVFVDRKARKDPELGEFLADSVAFFELPLPGRDEALGDPGGSQKLGPVGVDTPFTADYSA from the coding sequence ATGGCCTACGTGATCGGATCCGACTGCATCGACGTCCTCGACCGCTCCTGCATCGAGGTCTGCCCGGTCGACTGCATCTACATCGGCGACCGCCGCAGCTACATCAACGCCAACGAGTGCATCGACTGCGGCGCCTGCGAGGTCGAGTGCCCCGTCAGCGCGGTCTTCGTCGACCGCAAGGCACGCAAGGACCCCGAGCTCGGCGAGTTCCTGGCCGACTCGGTCGCGTTCTTCGAGCTACCCCTCCCGGGTCGTGACGAGGCGCTCGGCGACCCCGGCGGATCGCAGAAGCTCGGACCCGTCGGCGTCGACACGCCGTTCACGGCCGACTACAGCGCGTGA
- a CDS encoding alpha/beta fold hydrolase: MTQELTRTIWTELAGLDFSLSTVDAGGVPTRSLQAGHGDETIVFLHGTSGHLEAFMRNIKPHAERYTVHAIDMLGHGYTGKPDYPYEIPRYRDHLLDYLDAVGIEKAHIGGESLGGWVGGRTAIDNPDRVISLQLLAAGGTVANPEVMERIRTSTRRAVESNDVELTRKRMHLLMHDPANATEELVAIRHAIYQQPDFVANIDNLLSLQDMDTRLRNILTPDQLAQITVPTLVVWGRNNPFGDVPEANAMHQNIPGSELVLFDDCGHWPQHEQAEKYNELSLAFLEKHPA, translated from the coding sequence ATGACCCAAGAACTGACCCGCACGATCTGGACCGAGCTCGCCGGTCTCGACTTCTCGCTCTCGACCGTCGACGCCGGAGGCGTGCCGACCCGTTCGCTGCAGGCGGGGCACGGCGACGAGACGATCGTCTTCCTGCACGGCACGAGCGGCCACCTCGAGGCGTTCATGCGCAACATCAAGCCGCACGCCGAGCGCTACACGGTACACGCGATCGACATGCTCGGCCACGGCTACACGGGCAAGCCCGACTACCCGTACGAGATCCCGCGCTACCGCGACCACCTCCTCGACTACCTCGACGCCGTCGGCATCGAGAAGGCCCACATCGGTGGCGAGTCGCTCGGCGGCTGGGTCGGCGGACGCACCGCGATCGACAACCCCGACCGCGTCATCTCGCTGCAGCTGCTCGCGGCCGGCGGCACCGTCGCCAACCCCGAGGTCATGGAGCGCATCCGCACCAGCACCCGCCGGGCCGTCGAGTCCAACGACGTCGAGCTGACGCGCAAGCGCATGCACCTGCTGATGCACGACCCGGCCAACGCGACGGAGGAGCTCGTCGCGATCCGTCACGCGATCTACCAGCAGCCCGACTTCGTGGCCAACATCGACAACCTGCTGTCGCTGCAGGACATGGACACGCGCCTGCGCAACATCCTGACGCCCGACCAGCTGGCGCAGATCACGGTCCCGACGCTCGTCGTGTGGGGACGCAACAACCCCTTCGGCGACGTGCCCGAGGCCAACGCGATGCACCAGAACATCCCCGGCTCCGAGCTGGTGCTGTTCGACGACTGCGGCCACTGGCCCCAGCACGAGCAGGCCGAGAAGTACAACGAGCTCAGCCTGGCCTTCCTCGAGAAGCACCCGGCATGA
- a CDS encoding NAD(P)/FAD-dependent oxidoreductase, with protein sequence MSAPSTVIETDVVIVGAGPTGLYGAYYAGFRGLSTVVVDVLPQAGGQVMALYPEKQIRDVAALPSIRGRDFVANLVEQADTYEPTYLLGRQAVTLEHVDGSPVLTLDDGTVLRAGAVVITAGIGTPTPRALGTGDEWVGSGLSYFVVDPSQHADQDVVIVGGGDSALDWADALATIARSVTLVHRRAAFRGHAATLDRVRSGPTAIHTDTEVVALHGDATTKVLQKVTLQAKDGTETVVACDHVIAALGFISDLGPLREWGVELLGRSIAVDRSGRTNLPRVYAAGDVTDYDGKVKLMSVGFGEVATAMNHVAVDLDPDLVLFPGHSTDGA encoded by the coding sequence GTGAGCGCACCGTCCACCGTCATCGAGACCGACGTCGTCATCGTCGGTGCCGGACCGACCGGTCTCTACGGTGCCTACTACGCGGGCTTCCGCGGCCTGTCGACCGTCGTGGTCGACGTGCTGCCGCAGGCCGGGGGCCAGGTCATGGCCCTCTACCCCGAGAAGCAGATCCGAGACGTCGCGGCGCTGCCGTCGATCCGCGGTCGCGACTTCGTGGCCAACCTCGTCGAGCAGGCCGACACCTACGAGCCCACCTACCTGCTCGGACGCCAGGCCGTGACCCTCGAGCACGTCGACGGCTCCCCCGTCCTGACGCTCGACGACGGCACGGTGCTGCGTGCCGGAGCGGTCGTCATCACGGCCGGCATCGGCACGCCGACGCCGCGCGCGCTCGGGACGGGTGACGAGTGGGTCGGCAGTGGCTTGTCGTACTTCGTCGTCGACCCGTCCCAGCACGCCGACCAGGACGTCGTGATCGTCGGCGGCGGCGACTCGGCCCTCGACTGGGCCGATGCGCTCGCGACGATCGCCCGTTCGGTGACCCTCGTGCACCGTCGTGCCGCCTTCCGCGGTCACGCCGCGACGCTCGACCGCGTGCGCAGCGGTCCCACGGCGATCCACACCGACACCGAGGTCGTCGCGCTGCACGGCGACGCCACGACCAAGGTGCTGCAGAAAGTGACCCTCCAGGCCAAGGACGGCACCGAGACCGTCGTCGCGTGCGACCACGTCATCGCCGCGCTGGGGTTCATCAGCGACCTCGGCCCGCTGCGCGAGTGGGGCGTCGAGCTGCTCGGCCGGTCCATCGCGGTCGACCGGTCGGGGCGCACCAACCTGCCGCGCGTCTACGCCGCCGGCGACGTCACCGACTACGACGGCAAGGTCAAGCTCATGTCGGTCGGCTTCGGCGAGGTCGCCACCGCCATGAACCACGTCGCGGTCGACCTCGACCCCGATCTCGTGCTCTTCCCCGGCCACTCGACCGACGGCGCCTGA
- a CDS encoding quinone oxidoreductase family protein: MSDTMRAARIHGWGEAPVVEHVPAPVAGEGEALVRVEVAAVSHLDVTVAGGDFGIKPNLPYVGGVEGCGVVVTSERFAPGTRVILRGGGIGLMRDGTWAELVVTKDKTLTELPEGLDPEVGATFFQPTTTAHTALHGVGRLGGWLADVPVADEHVAVAGAAGAVGSMVTQLALLSGAKVTALVADESQVERVAAGATVVVSGDDGAIAALASDRPATLLVDTLGGADLPARSRWVRPGGRAVSIGYVAGDDVRLGLSNWLLDDVALLPVNMIRREREARALLPELAAMLVSGDLTLDHETFGMDDLGQALELLGTGRVRGRAVVRPS, translated from the coding sequence ATGAGTGACACGATGCGTGCCGCCCGCATCCACGGGTGGGGCGAGGCACCCGTCGTCGAGCACGTCCCCGCGCCCGTCGCGGGCGAGGGCGAGGCCCTCGTGCGGGTCGAGGTGGCGGCTGTCTCCCACCTCGACGTGACCGTCGCCGGCGGCGACTTCGGCATCAAGCCGAACCTGCCCTACGTCGGCGGGGTCGAGGGCTGCGGCGTCGTCGTGACGTCCGAGCGCTTCGCGCCCGGTACCCGGGTCATCCTGCGCGGCGGGGGCATCGGGCTCATGCGCGACGGCACGTGGGCCGAGCTCGTCGTGACGAAGGACAAGACCCTCACCGAGCTGCCCGAGGGCCTGGACCCCGAGGTCGGCGCGACGTTCTTCCAGCCGACCACGACGGCCCACACGGCACTCCACGGCGTCGGTCGGCTCGGTGGGTGGCTCGCTGACGTCCCGGTCGCCGACGAGCACGTCGCCGTCGCCGGTGCAGCGGGTGCGGTCGGCTCCATGGTCACCCAGCTCGCGCTCCTCAGCGGAGCGAAGGTCACGGCCCTCGTGGCCGACGAGTCGCAGGTCGAGCGCGTGGCGGCTGGCGCGACGGTCGTCGTGTCCGGTGACGACGGCGCGATCGCCGCGTTGGCGAGCGACCGTCCGGCGACGCTGTTGGTTGACACGCTTGGCGGGGCTGACCTGCCGGCGCGCTCGCGCTGGGTCCGCCCGGGCGGACGCGCCGTGTCGATAGGCTACGTCGCGGGCGACGACGTGCGTCTTGGTCTGTCCAACTGGCTGCTCGACGACGTCGCGCTGCTTCCGGTCAACATGATCCGGCGCGAGCGCGAGGCCCGAGCGCTGCTGCCCGAGCTGGCGGCGATGCTCGTGTCCGGCGACCTGACCCTCGACCACGAGACCTTCGGCATGGACGACCTCGGGCAGGCTCTCGAGCTCCTGGGTACGGGTCGCGTCCGGGGCCGCGCCGTCGTCCGTCCTTCCTAG